From the genome of Hydrogenobacter sp., one region includes:
- the extI gene encoding selenite/tellurite reduction operon porin ExtI, which translates to MKRVTLLMGVSSLLSTMPAISGPVITYGEQSYVQLNYYFQLWGRYRSFRYSKDSGSLWDIFFRRNRLNLSGQYNDRIGFYFQLDAPFEGQVDKFTGERTPSKVDVLDAYVTIDPLPESDAVHFILGKFKQTLTRENLEACLEPLNIDRGEVLPYTPFGPSRDIGGAVWGNLFNGKFQYRLMISKGRTESVTPKSSLRFTTRVHLSLFDPETDYGYKGTYLGTKKVLTFGAGFDYQPDVAYANYPTRSEPKNYKGWTVDAFLEYPTSTGVYTLSGAYIRYDVGDAINKNPDPTLPISTQLKGYYIKGGYLYPRKIGFGFLQPFFRYERDNYGLKSGLYSNKQYSIGFNYYINGQSLKVTFQADRIKYDKEDPTNFALQNYTQYTLGFQMLF; encoded by the coding sequence ATGAAGAGGGTAACTTTATTGATGGGGGTATCTAGTTTATTAAGTACTATGCCTGCTATTTCTGGACCAGTTATAACTTATGGAGAGCAGAGTTATGTACAGCTAAATTACTATTTCCAACTATGGGGGCGGTACAGGAGCTTTAGGTATTCAAAAGATTCTGGTAGTTTATGGGACATTTTTTTTAGAAGAAATAGGCTTAACCTGAGTGGCCAGTATAATGATAGAATCGGTTTCTACTTTCAACTAGATGCGCCTTTTGAGGGTCAGGTTGACAAATTCACAGGAGAAAGAACACCATCAAAGGTGGATGTTTTAGATGCATATGTCACCATAGATCCCCTCCCAGAAAGCGATGCTGTTCACTTCATACTTGGAAAGTTTAAGCAAACCCTTACCAGAGAAAACCTTGAAGCATGTCTTGAACCTTTAAATATAGACAGAGGGGAAGTGTTACCGTATACTCCCTTCGGTCCGAGTAGGGATATCGGAGGTGCTGTGTGGGGTAACCTTTTTAATGGTAAGTTCCAGTATAGGCTTATGATTTCCAAAGGGAGAACAGAAAGTGTAACACCTAAAAGTTCCCTTAGATTTACCACAAGAGTGCATTTGAGTCTGTTTGATCCGGAAACTGACTATGGCTACAAGGGAACTTACTTGGGTACGAAAAAGGTTTTAACCTTTGGTGCAGGCTTTGATTATCAGCCTGATGTAGCCTACGCTAATTACCCTACTAGGTCTGAACCTAAGAATTACAAGGGATGGACCGTTGATGCCTTTCTTGAGTATCCTACATCTACTGGTGTATATACTCTCTCGGGAGCTTATATAAGGTACGATGTTGGAGATGCCATAAATAAGAATCCTGATCCAACACTACCTATATCGACACAACTGAAAGGATATTACATAAAGGGTGGATATCTTTATCCCAGAAAAATTGGTTTCGGTTTTCTACAACCTTTCTTCAGATATGAAAGGGATAATTACGGGTTAAAGAGCGGTTTATACAGCAACAAACAGTACAGTATAGGTTTTAACTATTACATTAACGGGCAGTCTCTCAAGGTAACTTTCCAAGCAGATAGAATAAAGTATGACAAAGAAGACCCTACAAATTTCGCTTTACAAAACTATACGCAGTACACATTGGGCTTTCAAATGCTCTTTTAA
- a CDS encoding YeeE/YedE thiosulfate transporter family protein — translation MKELTLPQAPMKHRTYAWLIIILGFLFSIIAMFVDIRFSYMVAYFWAGVVYGLFLQYGHFCMASATRDLFAIGTTRVAVGILIAITLYGFTSLIDRLIGIAPFHANPIGIHTLIGGLIFGIGISFAGGCSSGSLYKSGEGNIAAMIVVTSVAIAQALFVSTLKFPLVPYLVPESWVKAANQQVDMGIPKEFISSWYDYFLTGYAWNLKGLSGADLIPSDNTLLREVIGNFLLGVIVPTLFFLIVTYSFFFRKRFLRNVKDVRFVLTDIKGLIAMITDSKRTALAGLGLGIASGLHMWVLGLLRERFGIDNFGELLQQMGFTSGLTIQGTAFDPGYWYITTQEAQWMAWTIQKIFRVDLYHNIFFGVENGILNPLINAADLMIIGIILGAAFMALRRGEFKWRKPTGEQIVFALIGGTFMGVGARLALGCNIGALFVPAANGDYSGWLFFVAMGAGAYLGVKITTWWINRRVQKEFEF, via the coding sequence ATGAAAGAGCTTACCTTACCACAGGCTCCTATGAAACACAGAACATACGCATGGCTGATAATTATTTTAGGTTTTCTGTTTTCCATAATAGCCATGTTCGTCGATATACGCTTTTCTTATATGGTTGCTTATTTCTGGGCTGGTGTGGTGTATGGTCTGTTCCTACAATACGGACACTTCTGCATGGCATCTGCCACAAGGGACCTTTTTGCTATAGGGACCACACGAGTAGCCGTAGGTATACTAATAGCTATAACCCTTTACGGTTTTACCTCCCTTATAGACAGACTTATTGGTATAGCTCCCTTCCATGCGAATCCTATAGGCATACATACTCTCATTGGAGGGCTCATATTTGGCATTGGGATATCTTTCGCAGGAGGTTGTTCTTCGGGGTCTTTGTATAAAAGTGGGGAAGGTAACATCGCAGCTATGATAGTAGTAACAAGCGTAGCTATTGCACAGGCACTTTTTGTCTCTACGTTGAAGTTTCCCCTCGTACCTTATCTAGTACCAGAATCTTGGGTAAAGGCGGCTAATCAGCAGGTAGATATGGGTATACCTAAAGAGTTTATATCTTCTTGGTACGATTACTTTTTGACGGGTTACGCATGGAATCTAAAAGGGCTCAGCGGTGCAGATCTCATACCTTCTGATAATACCCTCTTGAGAGAAGTCATTGGCAACTTTTTACTTGGAGTTATAGTCCCCACATTGTTCTTTCTCATAGTCACCTACTCGTTCTTTTTTAGAAAGAGGTTTTTACGTAATGTTAAAGATGTTCGCTTCGTGCTTACAGACATAAAGGGCTTGATAGCTATGATAACTGACTCAAAGAGAACAGCTCTTGCAGGTTTGGGTTTAGGAATAGCCTCAGGTTTGCATATGTGGGTACTTGGACTTTTAAGAGAAAGGTTTGGTATAGACAATTTCGGTGAGCTTCTGCAACAGATGGGTTTTACAAGCGGTTTAACTATACAAGGAACAGCTTTTGACCCGGGCTATTGGTACATAACTACACAGGAGGCTCAGTGGATGGCATGGACTATCCAAAAGATATTCAGGGTTGACTTATACCACAACATTTTCTTTGGTGTAGAAAACGGTATACTTAATCCTTTGATAAATGCAGCAGACCTGATGATCATTGGTATCATTTTAGGTGCAGCCTTTATGGCTCTTCGTAGAGGAGAGTTCAAATGGCGCAAACCTACCGGTGAGCAGATAGTCTTTGCTCTGATAGGTGGTACCTTTATGGGTGTAGGAGCAAGATTAGCTCTAGGATGCAACATAGGAGCCCTTTTTGTACCTGCCGCAAATGGAGATTACAGTGGATGGCTTTTTTTCGTAGCTATGGGTGCTGGTGCTTACTTAGGTGTAAAGATCACTACATGGTGGATAAACAGAAGGGTACAAAAGGAGTTTGAATTTTAA
- a CDS encoding sulfurtransferase TusA family protein yields the protein MAVKFEKLSDDKYFLDVRGYVCPHPQMYTKKAMEKMPKEAALEVVLDNPSSCESIFDLCKIEGYRIIDYKEEGGVFHFLLRKE from the coding sequence ATGGCTGTAAAGTTTGAAAAGCTTTCCGATGATAAGTATTTTCTAGATGTGAGGGGGTATGTTTGCCCCCACCCTCAGATGTATACAAAAAAGGCGATGGAAAAAATGCCAAAAGAAGCAGCCTTAGAAGTTGTGCTTGATAATCCGTCATCATGTGAAAGTATATTTGATCTTTGTAAGATAGAGGGTTATAGAATAATTGACTACAAAGAGGAAGGTGGCGTATTTCACTTTTTGCTTCGTAAGGAGTGA
- a CDS encoding c-type cytochrome: MKEVVVLILIVVSSIVWSQPMLQSQKQLAVFKENGCANCHNIHKVSEFTDYGKWARDRGYGCINLLSLIKLHNIKGPALERAKEVFVQNKCSVCHEVSGKGVGKENLTSYGVKIKREQLGCTALYKALLKE; the protein is encoded by the coding sequence ATGAAAGAAGTAGTCGTTCTGATACTGATTGTAGTGAGTTCTATAGTTTGGTCTCAACCTATGCTTCAATCTCAAAAACAGCTTGCTGTCTTTAAAGAAAATGGATGCGCTAACTGTCACAACATACACAAGGTATCTGAATTTACGGATTATGGGAAGTGGGCTAGGGATAGGGGATACGGTTGTATAAACTTACTCTCACTTATAAAGTTACACAATATAAAAGGTCCAGCCTTAGAAAGAGCTAAAGAAGTTTTTGTACAAAACAAGTGTTCCGTTTGCCACGAAGTAAGTGGTAAAGGTGTAGGCAAAGAAAATCTTACTTCTTATGGTGTGAAAATAAAAAGGGAACAGCTTGGCTGCACTGCTCTTTATAAGGCGCTTTTAAAGGAATGA
- a CDS encoding GspE/PulE family protein encodes MDFIKTYRLIPVEEGESYIKLLAPKGYDPFAVEEIRFLTGKYVEVFQVDEEEFSRELQKRLAEEEVYVEENEEEDRNSKDILMEEEKSPAVSLVNATLIKAVTLSASDVHIEPYEDSALIRFRLDGILHDYVSIPLSLHESVVSRIKVLANLNVAERRIPQDGKIRVRIGKRDMDIRVSIVPTTFGERVVLRLLDRSGSMLTLEELGLSDHHLEKIKRLAKKPYGIVLATGPTGAGKSTTLYAMILYVKSPEKNIITIEDPPEYQVKGVSQIQVNPKVGLTFANGLRAILRQDPDIIMVGEIRDTETAQIAVHAALTGHLVLSTLHTNDAPSAVTRLSDLGIEPFLIASSLEGVIAQRLVRKVCEYCKEPYLPTKEELSELGLYGNYTFYRGKGCDMCMGTGYRGRTGIYEVLELDEDLKQLLIKTQDANDIRKLARERGFKTMYEDGLEKVTKGITTPEELIRAVKVEE; translated from the coding sequence ATGGACTTTATAAAAACATACAGGCTAATACCTGTGGAGGAAGGAGAGAGTTATATAAAACTGCTCGCTCCTAAAGGGTACGATCCTTTTGCGGTTGAGGAGATAAGGTTTCTTACCGGAAAATATGTAGAAGTTTTTCAAGTAGATGAAGAGGAATTTTCAAGAGAGTTACAAAAGAGACTGGCAGAGGAAGAAGTTTATGTAGAAGAAAATGAGGAGGAGGATAGAAATTCAAAGGACATACTCATGGAAGAGGAAAAGAGTCCAGCGGTTAGTCTGGTAAACGCTACCCTTATAAAGGCTGTGACTCTATCCGCTTCCGACGTACATATAGAGCCTTACGAAGATTCTGCGCTGATAAGATTTCGCCTTGACGGTATACTTCATGATTACGTGAGTATTCCCTTATCTCTTCACGAATCTGTAGTTTCGCGTATAAAGGTGCTTGCCAATCTCAATGTAGCCGAAAGGCGTATACCTCAGGACGGCAAAATAAGAGTGAGGATAGGAAAGAGAGATATGGATATAAGGGTTTCTATAGTACCCACCACTTTTGGAGAAAGGGTGGTGCTTAGGCTCCTCGACCGTTCTGGGAGCATGCTCACTCTTGAAGAGCTTGGGCTTTCAGATCATCATCTTGAGAAGATAAAGAGGCTTGCAAAAAAACCTTACGGCATAGTGCTGGCAACCGGACCAACAGGTGCGGGGAAAAGTACTACACTTTACGCCATGATCCTTTACGTGAAAAGCCCAGAAAAGAACATAATAACTATAGAAGATCCACCTGAGTATCAGGTGAAAGGAGTCAGCCAGATACAGGTAAATCCCAAAGTGGGGCTTACCTTTGCAAACGGGCTGAGAGCCATCCTAAGGCAGGATCCTGACATAATTATGGTAGGAGAGATAAGGGATACGGAAACCGCACAGATAGCTGTCCATGCTGCACTTACCGGTCACCTCGTACTTTCCACCCTTCACACCAACGACGCACCTTCAGCTGTCACGAGACTTTCGGACCTTGGAATAGAACCTTTCCTTATAGCTTCATCTTTGGAGGGTGTCATAGCACAAAGGCTTGTGAGAAAAGTGTGTGAGTACTGCAAAGAACCTTATCTGCCTACAAAGGAGGAACTTTCGGAACTCGGACTTTATGGGAATTACACCTTTTACAGAGGTAAAGGGTGTGATATGTGTATGGGTACGGGCTATAGAGGAAGAACAGGTATTTACGAAGTTTTGGAACTTGACGAGGATCTAAAACAACTTCTTATAAAAACACAGGATGCTAACGATATAAGGAAGCTTGCAAGGGAGCGCGGTTTTAAAACCATGTACGAAGATGGGCTTGAAAAGGTCACGAAGGGCATCACTACACCTGAGGAACTCATAAGAGCCGTAAAAGTGGAGGAATGA
- a CDS encoding cell division protein FtsA yields MIYTGIDGKKILSVEHSPLRKVWKITKKMGRRICVIPSDLCFVRVEPSFSKRISEVKSFYALDVEQRYGKVSWDVSMYGDQVFLGVYRGGFSKDCENVELEIFALARALSLLYKDGYLLDMGRRKTTLIRCEKGLLKSYRVILKGGDYINLLISQKRGIELSKAEELKIKEGLELEEALHGVKDILSSLGINQDSEPLLLSGGASSIKGLKELLPKAEKNPYCDPDLTSALGASLKFVLKNPYPDFVQRELSQRDLKIAGITVGAAAFLFVTSYALTGSLWSSEKLRDIQREEFKRIFPGTPIVSIYDQVRSRVSTEEPYELTKKFTELSRRLRQDVKIYSIEFSEGTLTIKGEGKEDVVSQMNPKRVKRTPTGNVEFELEIK; encoded by the coding sequence ATGATATACACAGGCATTGACGGTAAAAAGATCCTTAGCGTTGAGCATTCACCTCTAAGAAAAGTATGGAAAATTACAAAAAAGATGGGGAGGAGAATATGCGTTATCCCATCCGATTTGTGTTTTGTTAGGGTAGAACCCTCTTTCTCAAAAAGGATAAGTGAGGTAAAAAGCTTTTACGCCCTTGATGTGGAACAAAGATATGGGAAAGTGAGCTGGGATGTATCTATGTATGGTGATCAGGTTTTTCTCGGTGTGTATAGAGGAGGCTTTTCCAAAGACTGTGAGAATGTTGAGCTTGAGATCTTCGCTCTCGCTCGCGCACTGTCCCTTTTGTATAAGGATGGCTATCTGCTGGATATGGGAAGGAGAAAAACTACACTTATAAGGTGTGAAAAAGGACTGCTCAAAAGTTACCGGGTAATTCTCAAAGGAGGGGACTACATTAATCTTCTAATATCACAAAAAAGAGGTATAGAGCTTAGCAAAGCCGAAGAGTTAAAAATAAAGGAGGGCTTGGAGCTTGAGGAGGCATTACACGGTGTAAAAGACATTCTCTCATCGCTCGGTATAAACCAAGATAGCGAGCCACTCTTATTAAGTGGAGGTGCTTCCTCAATAAAGGGCTTGAAAGAGCTACTTCCAAAGGCTGAAAAAAACCCTTACTGTGATCCAGACCTTACATCGGCTCTTGGAGCGAGTCTTAAGTTTGTTCTCAAAAATCCCTATCCTGACTTTGTCCAGAGAGAACTTTCCCAAAGAGATCTGAAGATAGCGGGGATAACTGTAGGAGCTGCAGCATTCTTATTCGTTACATCTTATGCTCTCACAGGATCGCTTTGGTCATCAGAAAAGTTGAGGGATATACAAAGGGAAGAGTTCAAGAGAATCTTTCCAGGAACGCCAATAGTTTCCATCTACGATCAGGTAAGGTCAAGGGTTTCGACGGAAGAGCCTTACGAACTTACCAAAAAGTTTACCGAACTTTCAAGAAGACTCAGGCAGGATGTGAAGATATACTCCATAGAATTTTCCGAAGGCACTTTGACAATAAAGGGGGAAGGAAAAGAAGATGTAGTTAGCCAAATGAATCCCAAAAGGGTAAAAAGGACACCCACAGGAAATGTAGAGTTTGAACTGGAGATAAAATGA
- a CDS encoding type II secretion system protein GspK: MIVLVLLVFFISAVYYVVDVYSSVRSADLTVEQIYFKEQAYNVFISALPLVIEMLKSDDPSVDSLQDRWAYPLTFNTSKGELYINIYDEDRFLNLNYVDTGAYGNFFERLLRLLNIDPSYKDNLLAWEGKINKSIETDYPIKRGLLDSKEELRWAGFKKDDLLGKTIGGEFYPGLLSVITVYSSGKININTANIYVLMALDPRIDRVLASKIIDRRSREPFKKVEDLLLVDGFTFDILYAIKNLVDVKSRYFHIVMDLKSGGKLASFEVIYDRQSDGIVYKKIL, translated from the coding sequence ATGATAGTGCTCGTTTTACTTGTGTTTTTCATCTCCGCAGTGTATTATGTTGTTGATGTTTATTCAAGTGTCAGGTCTGCGGATCTCACAGTGGAACAGATTTACTTTAAAGAGCAAGCATACAATGTTTTTATTTCAGCTTTACCGCTGGTTATTGAGATGCTTAAAAGCGATGATCCTTCGGTTGATAGCCTTCAAGACAGATGGGCATATCCGCTGACATTCAATACCTCAAAAGGGGAGCTTTACATAAATATATACGATGAAGATAGATTCCTCAACCTGAACTATGTGGATACAGGAGCTTATGGAAATTTCTTTGAAAGACTCCTGAGATTGCTAAACATTGATCCATCATACAAAGATAATCTTCTGGCATGGGAGGGCAAAATCAACAAAAGCATAGAGACTGACTATCCAATAAAGAGGGGACTCTTAGACTCAAAAGAGGAATTAAGGTGGGCTGGATTTAAAAAGGATGACCTTCTTGGTAAAACGATAGGTGGGGAGTTCTATCCTGGGCTTTTGAGCGTGATAACTGTTTACTCTTCAGGTAAAATAAATATAAACACCGCAAACATTTATGTACTTATGGCTCTGGACCCAAGAATAGATCGGGTTTTGGCAAGTAAGATTATAGACAGAAGAAGTAGAGAACCCTTTAAAAAAGTAGAAGATTTGCTTCTTGTGGATGGCTTTACTTTTGACATTCTATACGCTATAAAGAATTTAGTTGATGTGAAAAGTAGATACTTTCACATAGTTATGGACTTAAAATCAGGTGGAAAACTTGCAAGCTTTGAGGTTATATATGACAGGCAAAGTGATGGGATCGTTTACAAAAAGATACTCTGA
- a CDS encoding CPBP family intramembrane glutamic endopeptidase, translating into MEDSYRWKNPWNIFAITYPACFSLGIYPYDLLSLTLSAFAEEIFFRAYMMRKYGNFTVSLMFALPHFLIYQNLQSLLTFFPSLFFGFLYKKTNSLIFVSLIHLYSNLVYRNFTFLHLWI; encoded by the coding sequence ATGGAAGACTCTTACAGATGGAAAAACCCGTGGAATATCTTCGCTATTACTTATCCAGCATGTTTCTCCTTAGGTATTTATCCTTATGATCTTCTAAGCCTCACGCTGTCAGCCTTTGCTGAAGAGATCTTTTTCAGAGCTTATATGATGCGAAAATATGGGAATTTTACTGTATCTTTGATGTTCGCCTTACCTCACTTTTTGATATATCAAAATCTTCAATCCCTTCTCACTTTTTTTCCGTCTTTATTTTTCGGTTTCCTGTATAAAAAAACCAATTCTTTAATATTTGTAAGCCTAATACACCTTTACTCTAATCTCGTCTATAGAAACTTTACATTTCTTCATCTTTGGATATAA
- a CDS encoding cytochrome c peroxidase — MKRFLLLNISLLLAGSVFSKNDPDKELLDKARQFFSPLPKSFPSKENPITPQKVELGRLLFFERRLSVNDMISCSTCHAIEYYYSSPAPKQMGALKLQPRHAPTVLNSAGQFVQHWIGNRKDVEDQALQSLTGPPALGNPSKESVEEKLKSIPQYVELFKKAFPKDKEPITAENIAKAIGAFERTLVTPSRFDEFLKGDTKALTQEEKRGLKTFIEVGCVACHNGSLVGGTMYQKFGIYEPYWKYTKSESIDEGRYAVTKKEEDKYVFKVPPLRNVAMTPPYFHDGSVKTLEEAVWIMGKVQLGKDLSKEQVKDIVAFLRSLTGDIPKEARKPPILPP; from the coding sequence ATGAAGAGGTTTTTGTTGCTTAATATTTCACTGCTTCTTGCAGGAAGCGTATTTTCAAAAAATGACCCAGATAAGGAGCTTTTAGATAAAGCCAGACAGTTCTTTTCTCCCCTACCAAAAAGCTTTCCATCAAAGGAAAATCCAATAACTCCGCAGAAGGTAGAGCTCGGAAGACTCCTATTTTTTGAAAGGAGACTATCTGTAAATGATATGATAAGTTGTTCTACGTGTCATGCTATAGAATACTACTATTCTTCACCTGCTCCCAAGCAGATGGGTGCGCTAAAACTTCAACCCAGACATGCTCCTACAGTGCTAAATTCGGCAGGACAATTTGTTCAACACTGGATCGGTAATAGGAAAGATGTAGAGGATCAGGCATTGCAGTCTTTGACAGGACCTCCCGCTCTTGGAAATCCATCCAAAGAGAGTGTGGAAGAAAAGCTCAAAAGCATACCTCAGTATGTAGAACTCTTCAAGAAAGCTTTTCCCAAAGACAAAGAGCCTATAACTGCCGAAAATATAGCCAAGGCGATAGGAGCTTTTGAAAGGACGTTGGTTACTCCGTCAAGGTTTGACGAATTCCTAAAGGGGGATACTAAAGCTCTCACACAAGAAGAAAAAAGGGGACTCAAGACTTTCATAGAGGTTGGCTGTGTTGCATGTCATAACGGTAGTCTCGTGGGCGGAACCATGTATCAAAAGTTTGGTATTTACGAGCCATACTGGAAATACACAAAGAGTGAGAGCATAGATGAGGGTAGATATGCGGTCACAAAGAAAGAGGAAGATAAATACGTCTTTAAAGTACCACCGCTGAGAAACGTTGCAATGACGCCTCCCTACTTCCATGATGGATCAGTAAAGACCCTGGAAGAAGCTGTCTGGATAATGGGAAAGGTCCAACTCGGCAAAGACCTCAGTAAGGAACAAGTTAAAGACATAGTTGCCTTTTTGAGGAGCTTGACAGGTGATATACCAAAAGAGGCAAGAAAACCACCTATTTTACCTCCATGA
- the accC gene encoding acetyl-CoA carboxylase biotin carboxylase subunit, which produces MLKRVLIANRGEIAVRIIRTCKELGLKTVAVYSEADRDSMHVKLADRSICIGPAEPSKSYLDIPRIMSAIEISDADAVHPGYGFLAENPRFAEIVTASKKIFIGPSAKALELIGDKIKAKEVAKKLGIPLVPGSDGCVSLQEAVEVANKIGYPVVIKASAGGGGRGIRVVRNEKELREKLPLAIEEAKIAFGDGRVYIEKYIINPKHIEVQVLADRYGNVVALGERECSIQRRNQKLIEEAPSSFVDDTLRKQLEEATVEFCKSINYEGAGTVEFLVDQDGKFYFMEMNGRIQVEHPVTEMITGIDIVKWQIKIAKGEKVSVRSVERRGCAIEFRINAEDSNTFMPTPGKIDELYLPGGFGVRIDTHIYCGYTVPPYYDSLLAKLIVWGEDRRSAIKRAKRALEEFVISGQSLRTNIEFHKRVISTREFMEGKHHIKFIEEMMM; this is translated from the coding sequence ATGCTCAAGAGAGTTCTCATAGCAAACAGAGGAGAAATAGCTGTCAGGATCATAAGAACATGTAAGGAGTTAGGTCTAAAGACAGTTGCGGTTTATTCGGAAGCTGACAGAGATTCTATGCATGTAAAGCTCGCTGACAGAAGTATATGTATAGGACCTGCAGAACCATCCAAAAGCTATCTGGACATCCCTCGTATAATGTCAGCTATAGAGATTTCTGATGCGGATGCCGTACACCCAGGCTACGGTTTTCTTGCTGAAAATCCAAGGTTTGCTGAGATAGTAACCGCTAGCAAAAAAATATTTATAGGTCCATCAGCCAAAGCCCTTGAACTCATAGGTGATAAAATAAAGGCTAAGGAGGTAGCTAAAAAGCTCGGAATTCCTTTGGTACCTGGGAGCGATGGATGTGTCAGCCTTCAGGAGGCTGTAGAGGTTGCCAACAAAATAGGTTACCCGGTTGTGATCAAAGCCTCCGCAGGAGGAGGTGGCAGAGGTATAAGGGTAGTAAGGAACGAGAAGGAACTCAGAGAGAAGCTACCCTTAGCCATAGAGGAGGCAAAAATAGCTTTTGGTGATGGAAGGGTTTACATAGAGAAGTATATAATAAATCCCAAACACATTGAGGTACAAGTACTTGCGGATAGGTATGGAAACGTAGTAGCGCTCGGAGAAAGAGAGTGTTCCATACAGAGGAGGAATCAAAAGCTCATAGAAGAAGCCCCAAGCTCTTTTGTAGATGATACTTTAAGAAAACAATTAGAAGAAGCGACCGTTGAGTTTTGCAAATCTATAAATTACGAAGGTGCTGGAACTGTTGAATTTTTGGTAGATCAGGATGGGAAGTTTTACTTTATGGAGATGAACGGAAGGATTCAAGTGGAGCATCCTGTGACCGAGATGATCACGGGTATAGATATAGTAAAGTGGCAGATAAAGATAGCCAAAGGTGAGAAGGTGAGTGTTAGGAGTGTTGAAAGGAGAGGTTGCGCAATAGAGTTTAGGATAAATGCTGAGGATTCAAACACTTTCATGCCAACGCCCGGCAAGATAGATGAGCTTTACCTCCCAGGAGGCTTTGGTGTTAGAATAGATACCCATATATACTGCGGATACACTGTACCTCCTTATTATGACTCCCTCCTTGCTAAACTTATAGTATGGGGAGAAGACAGAAGATCGGCTATAAAAAGGGCAAAAAGGGCTTTAGAAGAGTTTGTTATATCAGGACAGAGTTTGAGAACCAACATAGAGTTCCACAAAAGGGTAATATCTACGAGGGAGTTTATGGAAGGTAAGCACCACATAAAGTTCATAGAGGAAATGATGATGTAG
- a CDS encoding energy transducer TonB, with protein sequence MAEEMHVEDIFYWLISTFINLVLFTFLSYLLLLKIDIKEEMPPINIFLETPPQITQEVKFSKGRHTYIKPKEGKHTLAKGKGSANLTPMVIERKEGDLAMPSGRETQEDVSILSNIEEKVRGRKQTQEEGTPVKEIGEVSAVISKGSVGFGGGAGRGILYAPPLPKLISEELPSILRIKVWVEPSGEVSRVQIIQRSGVPEIDQKLLEFVRRIKFEPIKEGILQTGILTFRFKGG encoded by the coding sequence ATGGCTGAGGAGATGCACGTTGAGGACATCTTTTACTGGCTCATATCTACTTTTATAAATCTCGTCCTATTTACATTTCTATCCTACTTGTTACTTCTCAAGATAGACATAAAGGAAGAGATGCCTCCTATCAATATCTTTCTTGAGACGCCACCACAAATAACTCAGGAAGTGAAGTTTTCAAAAGGTAGACACACTTACATAAAACCCAAAGAAGGAAAGCACACCTTAGCCAAAGGGAAGGGATCGGCTAATCTAACACCTATGGTGATTGAAAGAAAGGAAGGGGATTTAGCGATGCCTTCTGGCAGAGAAACGCAAGAAGATGTATCTATTTTATCAAACATAGAAGAAAAAGTCAGGGGTAGAAAGCAAACTCAGGAAGAAGGCACACCTGTGAAAGAAATAGGTGAGGTAAGCGCAGTTATATCTAAAGGAAGCGTAGGATTTGGAGGTGGTGCAGGTAGAGGTATCCTCTACGCTCCGCCATTGCCGAAACTCATTTCCGAAGAACTACCTTCAATACTGAGGATAAAAGTTTGGGTGGAACCATCTGGAGAAGTCTCAAGGGTACAGATCATACAGAGAAGCGGTGTACCTGAAATAGATCAAAAGCTTTTGGAGTTCGTTAGGCGCATAAAGTTTGAGCCTATAAAGGAGGGTATACTTCAGACTGGAATACTCACATTCAGGTTTAAGGGAGGTTGA